A single window of Selenomonas sputigena DNA harbors:
- a CDS encoding HD-GYP domain-containing protein, which translates to MIRLKSNQLKTGMVTAQSIFNEKGAAFLVRGTPLTDRYIYRLRQLSVPELHVTSLSSNFQLQPPPDIIKEHTRVQAVENVAETFRQAEKYGQFNMSLMERCADLLVCDIMSKKKNLVQITDIRLHDSYTFSHSVNVAVLATMLGNLCGYSKSKLQVITLGGLLHDIGKLAVPTSILNKSGALTADEFKIIRRHPSEGRRLLKELKSPLASILAIIAVQHHEHLDGSGYPYHVRGKSIHPYSRITAIADVYDALTSVRPYKRAYKPNVVYQMMMKNSPGHFDMDRLRLFFDNVAIYPVGTVMKTQLGYAIVKKVVFGHTLAPIVIVFADKNGKLLPKPFGVNLAHCRRDAIHYVMDDVELLNFIRHTGIDPAVFLDDDLRAMKDYPRMGKHEI; encoded by the coding sequence ATGATACGCTTGAAATCGAATCAGCTCAAAACCGGCATGGTGACGGCGCAAAGCATCTTCAATGAGAAGGGTGCCGCCTTTCTCGTACGTGGCACGCCGCTGACTGATCGCTACATCTATCGGCTTCGTCAGCTCAGCGTGCCCGAACTTCACGTCACATCGCTTTCTTCTAATTTTCAGCTGCAACCGCCCCCTGACATCATCAAGGAGCACACGCGCGTGCAGGCCGTCGAAAACGTCGCGGAGACCTTCCGCCAGGCGGAAAAGTATGGCCAGTTCAACATGAGCCTCATGGAGCGATGTGCCGATCTCCTCGTATGCGACATCATGTCGAAAAAGAAGAATCTCGTGCAAATCACAGACATTCGTCTGCACGACTCCTACACATTTTCCCATTCAGTCAACGTCGCCGTCCTCGCGACGATGCTCGGCAATCTCTGCGGCTACTCCAAGAGCAAGCTGCAGGTCATCACGCTCGGAGGACTCCTACACGACATCGGCAAGCTCGCCGTGCCCACATCCATCCTCAACAAGTCTGGCGCCCTGACGGCGGACGAATTCAAGATCATCCGCCGGCATCCAAGTGAAGGGCGCAGACTCCTCAAGGAATTGAAGTCGCCGCTCGCCTCGATCCTCGCCATCATTGCAGTCCAGCACCACGAGCACCTTGACGGCTCAGGCTATCCCTACCATGTGCGCGGCAAGTCCATCCATCCGTACAGCCGCATCACCGCCATCGCCGACGTCTACGACGCGCTGACGAGCGTGCGTCCTTACAAGAGGGCATACAAGCCGAACGTCGTCTATCAGATGATGATGAAGAACTCCCCCGGTCACTTTGACATGGATCGCCTGCGCCTCTTCTTCGACAATGTCGCCATTTACCCCGTTGGTACAGTCATGAAAACACAGCTCGGCTACGCCATCGTCAAGAAGGTCGTCTTCGGCCACACGCTCGCCCCCATCGTCATCGTCTTTGCAGACAAGAACGGTAAGCTTCTCCCAAAACCCTTCGGCGTAAACCTCGCCCACTGCCGCCGCGATGCCATACATTACGTCATGGACGACGTGGAACTCTTGAACTTCATCCGTCATACAGGCATCGACCCCGCCGTATTCCTTGACGACGATCTTCGCGCGATGAAGGACTATCCGCGCATGGGGAAGCATGAAATCTGA
- a CDS encoding HD-GYP domain-containing protein: MIHIPIKKLKNGMITAQSIYNPLGASYLTKGMELSPTYIERLEKAGFDGVTVTSLDPKLKLAPPDDIVQEKTRISAIQNVATAFHSVEENGTFDPAPLQGISENILQDIIAQQKNLVQLTDIRLHDTYTFAHSVNVAILSSLLGVLLKLSREEQLKLTLGGLLHDIGKITVPYEILTKAGHLTDDEWSVMQGHPEAGRQRLKKMFPNDTLLSTIALQHHEHIDGSGYPNHLKGEQIHRYGRIVAIADVYDALTSVRPYKRAYTPSVAHRLMATCSPGHFDLDLLKLFFDNVAIYPVGTILKTQDGYAIVKKVEFGYTLTPVVCVFANREGKLLNAPSDLDLKEAPKGMLDGVISDSELYHFIHNINVDPAIFLQENTEKEDASQENTE; the protein is encoded by the coding sequence ATGATTCATATACCTATAAAAAAACTAAAAAACGGCATGATCACGGCGCAGAGCATATACAATCCGCTCGGCGCCAGCTACCTGACGAAGGGCATGGAACTCAGTCCGACATACATCGAGCGTCTGGAGAAAGCGGGATTTGACGGCGTGACCGTCACCTCCCTGGATCCCAAGCTCAAGCTCGCGCCGCCCGATGATATCGTGCAGGAAAAAACGCGCATCTCCGCCATACAAAACGTGGCGACGGCTTTCCATAGCGTCGAGGAGAACGGCACCTTCGACCCGGCGCCGCTGCAGGGCATTTCGGAGAACATCCTGCAGGACATCATCGCACAGCAGAAGAACCTCGTGCAGCTCACGGACATCCGCCTGCACGACACTTATACCTTCGCCCATTCGGTCAACGTGGCCATCCTCTCGTCTCTCCTCGGCGTGCTTCTGAAGCTTTCCAGGGAGGAGCAGCTAAAGCTCACGCTCGGCGGTCTCCTGCATGACATCGGCAAGATCACCGTACCCTATGAGATTCTCACGAAGGCCGGCCATCTCACAGACGACGAGTGGAGCGTGATGCAGGGACATCCGGAAGCCGGCAGGCAGCGTCTGAAGAAGATGTTTCCCAACGACACGCTGCTCTCCACCATCGCCCTGCAGCACCACGAGCACATCGACGGCTCGGGCTATCCCAACCATCTGAAAGGCGAGCAGATCCACCGCTACGGACGCATCGTCGCCATCGCTGACGTCTACGACGCCCTGACGAGCGTGCGCCCGTACAAGAGAGCCTATACGCCATCCGTCGCACATCGCCTCATGGCTACATGTTCGCCCGGGCATTTCGATCTCGATCTCTTGAAGCTTTTCTTCGACAACGTCGCGATTTACCCCGTCGGCACGATCCTCAAGACACAGGATGGCTACGCCATCGTGAAGAAGGTCGAATTCGGCTATACGCTGACGCCCGTCGTCTGCGTCTTTGCCAACCGTGAGGGCAAACTTCTCAATGCCCCCAGCGACCTCGATCTGAAAGAAGCGCCAAAAGGGATGCTTGATGGTGTGATTTCCGACAGCGAGCTGTACCATTTCATCCACAACATCAACGTCGATCCGGCCATCTTCCTCCAAGAAAACACAGAGAAAGAAGACGCGTCACAAGAAAATACTGAATGA
- a CDS encoding heavy-metal-associated domain-containing protein — protein sequence MATYILGAVLLAALFFAVRGMVRHFGGGGACCGGGGSIEGGPKKKLYHDVIGEKVLHIEGMHCDNCKNAVERMLNGIDGAAAEVDLGKNIAVLKMERMISDEELHAVLDKTEYKLARAELREA from the coding sequence GCGGTTCTCTTGGCGGCGCTTTTCTTCGCTGTGCGCGGCATGGTGCGCCACTTCGGCGGCGGCGGTGCGTGCTGCGGCGGGGGCGGCAGCATCGAGGGCGGCCCGAAGAAGAAGCTCTATCACGACGTCATCGGCGAGAAGGTGCTGCATATCGAGGGCATGCACTGTGACAACTGCAAGAACGCCGTCGAGCGTATGCTCAACGGCATCGACGGCGCGGCCGCCGAGGTCGATCTCGGAAAGAACATCGCTGTCCTCAAGATGGAGCGCATGATCTCCGACGAGGAGCTTCATGCAGTTCTCGACAAGACGGAGTACAAGCTTGCCCGCGCAGAATTGCGCGAGGCATAA